Proteins from one Pongo abelii isolate AG06213 chromosome 7, NHGRI_mPonAbe1-v2.0_pri, whole genome shotgun sequence genomic window:
- the VPS37A gene encoding vacuolar protein sorting-associated protein 37A isoform X3 → MDKQGVYVTSPLVNNFTMHSDLGKIIQSLLDEFWKNPPVLAPTSTAFPYLYSNPSGMSPYASQGFPFLPPYPPQEANRSITSLSVADTVSSSTTSHTTAKPAAPSFGVLSNLPLPIPTMDASIPTSQNGFGYKMPDVPDAFPELSELSVSQLTDMNEQEEVLLEQFLTLPQLKQIITDKDDLVKSIEELARKNLLLEPSLEAKRQTVLDKYELLTQMKSTFEKKMQRQHELSESCSASALQARLKVAAHEAEEESDNIAEDFLEGKMEIDDFLSSFMEKRTICHCRRAKEEKLQQAIAMHSQFHAPL, encoded by the exons ATGGATAAACAAGGAGTGTATGTTACCTCTCCATTAGTAAACAAT TTTACAATGCACTCAGATCTTGGAAAAATTATTCAGAGTCTGTTGGATGAGTTTTGGAAGAATCCTCCGGTTTTAGCTCCTACTTCAACAGCATTTCCTTA tcTATACAGTAACCCAAGTGGGATGTCTCCTTATGCTTCTCAgggttttccatttcttcctccatATCCTCCACAAGAAGCAAACAGGAGTATCACTTCTTTATCTGTTGCTGACACTGTTTCTTCTTCAACAACAAGTCATACCACAGCTAAGCCTGCCGCTCCTTCATTTGGTGTCCTTTCAAATCTGCCATTACCCATTCCCACAATGGATGCTTCAATACCG aCAAGCCAAAATGGTTTTGGTTACAAGATGCCAGATGTCCCTGATGCATTTCCAGAACTCTCAGAACTAAG tgTGTCACAACTCACAGATATGAATGAACAAGAGGAGGTATTACTAGAACAGTTTCTGACTTTGCCTCAACTAAAACAAATTATTACCGACAAAGATGACTTAGTAAAAAGTATTGAGGAACTAGCAA GAAAAAATCTCCTTTTGGAACCCAGCTTGGAAGCCAAAAGGCAAACTGTTTTAGATAAG taTGAATTACTTACACAGATGAAGTCTACTTTTGAAAAGAAGATGCAAAGGCAGCATGAACTTAGTGAG agctGTAGTGCAAGTGCCCTTCAGGCAAGATTGAAAGTAGCTGCACATGAAGCTGAGGAAGAATCTGATAATATTGCAGAAGACTTCTTGGAGGGAAAGATGGAAATAGATGATTTTCTCAGTAGCTTCATGGAAAAGAGAACA